The genomic stretch AAGAAAAATCAAATATTTTTGATATTTCTTTTTTTAGTTCTTTATTTTCTTCTTTTAAACTTTTACATTCTTTTATGTGTGATAAAGTTATTAGTAATTTGTCAATTTCAAATGGTTTTATTAGATAATCGTAGGCGCCGAGTTTTATTGCTTCTATGGCAGTATCTATTGTTGCATAAGCTGTAATTATAACAAAAATAATATCATTGTATAAGTTGCGAACTTTGTTCATTAACGCCATACCTCCCATTCCAGGCATTTTTATATCCGATAAAATTACATCTGGTTTTACCTGTTTTATTTGTGCTAATGCTGATTCTGCATTAGCAAATTCATAAACTGTATATCCTTCATCTCTAAGTTCATCTACAAGTCCTACTCTAAAAATTCTTACATCATCTACTACATAAATTGTCATAAGTGTAATTAATTTTAAATAAAATTATTGGTTGAGAGTATTTAATATTATTATTATTGATGTTCCCTTGTTTAGTTCACTTTTTACTTTAATATCTCCTTTATGTGCTTTTATTATATTATAGGAAACTGAAAGTCCAAGTCCTGTACCTTCTCCAACTCCTTTTGTAGTATAAAAAGGCTCAAAAATTCTATTAATATCTTTATCACTAATACCGGTTCCACTATCTTTTATTTCTATTTCAGTTTTATTCAGGATATTTCTTACTGCGATAGAAATATTTGATTCATTATAATTTTTAAGTTTCTTTTTAATTGCATAAATTCCATTTAGCAAAATATTTATAAAAACCTGCTCCAAGTGGTTCTTACTTCCATAAACGTATAAATTTTCTACTTCATATTGTTGTTTTATGGCGATTTGTTCTTTTTCTAATTTAAAGCTTATTACCATCAAAGTATTTTCAATTATTTCTCTGATATTTACTTTATTTAGTTTAAAATCGTAATTTCGACTAAAATTTAATAATGCTTGAATAATATTATTTACTCTCTGAGTCGCATCTTCCATTAGAGGTAGGTATTTTTCTAGTTGTTCTTTGTCATCAGGTCTCTTTTTTATTCTTTTTATTGAATATAAAATACCGGCAATAGGTGTATTTATTTCATGTGCCATTCCTGAAGACAAAGTTCCTATTGATGCCATCTTTTCTTTATGGAGTAATAATAACTGTGTATTTTCCAATTCATTGGAATTTTTCTTTAATCTAAAAATCATTTCATTGAATTTTATTATTAAAGTATCTATTTCATCGGTAAAAGGGAAGATTTGTTCTATTATATTTAGTTTTCTACTAATTCTAAGTTCTTTGTCAGCTGTTTTCTTAATAATTTCAATATCAGTTTTTGAAGCAAATCTCACAATTTCTTTAACAGGGCTAGTTACATAGTAAGATAAAACGAATGCCCCTATTATTCCTAAAATCAGAAAAAAACCGATCATCATAATTAAAGCTTCTATCTTTTGTCTAATGTGA from Bacteroidota bacterium encodes the following:
- a CDS encoding HAMP domain-containing histidine kinase translates to MNRVLKNIKKIQLPLFWKFSIAIVIVVIIFGTININLLSKSIYEINKFEITKHELFVARTIASRVIDPFMYEDIVTLNIQIEEIKSMDSSIAYILILDNDYKVLAHTFQYSVPKELLFVNKLNGKNLTKILIKNNKNQLINDIAIPLLGNNIGEVHVGMYEREIRDHIRQKIEALIMMIGFFLILGIIGAFVLSYYVTSPVKEIVRFASKTDIEIIKKTADKELRISRKLNIIEQIFPFTDEIDTLIIKFNEMIFRLKKNSNELENTQLLLLHKEKMASIGTLSSGMAHEINTPIAGILYSIKRIKKRPDDKEQLEKYLPLMEDATQRVNNIIQALLNFSRNYDFKLNKVNIREIIENTLMVISFKLEKEQIAIKQQYEVENLYVYGSKNHLEQVFINILLNGIYAIKKKLKNYNESNISIAVRNILNKTEIEIKDSGTGISDKDINRIFEPFYTTKGVGEGTGLGLSVSYNIIKAHKGDIKVKSELNKGTSIIIILNTLNQ